A genomic stretch from Mariprofundus sp. NF includes:
- the fliS gene encoding flagellar export chaperone FliS: MTGYKAYKGNQVDGAGPLGLVLLTYDALNRALGRAQLAIESGDFNQEGEHTGRALEAIIELSSSLNVEEGGDVAIGLARLYVYMINTLTENMCSGSARGVDEVMTLAQTLRDGWQELADQHEKKSAQSVARQPVSANSFQPAMAYGL; this comes from the coding sequence ATGACAGGTTATAAGGCATATAAAGGAAATCAGGTTGACGGGGCAGGACCTCTAGGGCTTGTACTATTAACCTATGATGCGCTCAACCGGGCTTTGGGCCGTGCTCAGCTTGCCATTGAATCAGGTGATTTCAATCAGGAAGGCGAACATACCGGGCGTGCACTTGAGGCCATTATTGAGCTCTCATCATCGCTGAATGTGGAAGAGGGTGGTGATGTTGCCATTGGCCTGGCTCGACTCTACGTCTATATGATTAACACCCTGACAGAAAATATGTGCTCAGGCTCAGCAAGGGGCGTGGATGAAGTGATGACACTTGCCCAGACTCTGCGTGATGGCTGGCAGGAGCTTGCTGATCAGCATGAAAAAAAGTCAGCTCAGTCAGTGGCTCGCCAGCCGGTGTCGGCTAATTCATTCCAGCCCGCGATGGCATATGGTCTGTGA